A single genomic interval of Helianthus annuus cultivar XRQ/B chromosome 13, HanXRQr2.0-SUNRISE, whole genome shotgun sequence harbors:
- the LOC110898030 gene encoding thioredoxin reductase NTRC isoform X1, with translation MATTTAQIANGVGIRNSGRPTSAAPSTPALTSNSILLSFTRPRASTLRFHSVVNFAGRFSAFRRSPPPCSLRASASSAEQPTSSAGQDVENLVIIGSGPAGYTAAIYAARANLKPVVFEGYQVGGVPGGQLMTTTEVENFPGFPEGITGPDLMDRMRRQAERWGAELHQEDVEFIDANNRPFTVQSTDRKVKCHSIIVATGATAKRLNLPREDEFWSRGISACAICDGASPLFKGQVLAVVGGGDTATEEAIYLTKYARHVHLLVRRDQMRASKAMQDRVLDNPNITVHYNTETVDVVSNTKGQMSGIKLKKLDTGEESVLEAKGLFYGIGHTPNSQLLQGQIDLDSAGYILVKDGSAETSLEGVFAAGDVQDHEWRQAITAAGSGCVAALSVERYLVGNNLLIEFHQPHTEEVKKELTPRDVQEGFDISLTKHRGQYALRKLYHESPRLICVLYTSPTCGPCRTLKPILGKVIDEFDQNVHFVEIDIEEDPEVAEAANVMGTPCVQFFKNKEMIRTVSGVKMKKEYREFIEANK, from the exons ATGGCTACAACTACTGCTCAGATTGCCAATGGCGTCGGCATCCGTAACTCCGGCCGCCCTACCTCCGCCGCTCCCTCCACTCCTGCTCTCACTTCAAACAGCATCTTACTCAGTTTCACTCGTCCACGCGCCTCCACGCTTCGTTTTCACTCCGTAGTTAACTTCGCCGGTCGCTTCTCTGCCTTCCGTCGTTCTCCGCCGCCGTGTTCCTTACGCGCCTCCGCTTCATCCGCCGAACAGCCTACATCTTCAG CAGGGCAAGATGTTGAAAATTTGGTAATCATAGGATCGGGTCCCGCGGGATACACAGCAGCCATTTATGCAGCGCGTGCGAATTTGAAGCCTGTAGTGTTTGAGGGGTATCAAGTTGGCGGTGTTCCTGGTGGACAATTGATGACCACCACTGAAGTGGAGAACTTTCCAGGTTTCCCGGAGGGAATTACTGGTCCAGACTTGATGGATAG GATGCGCCGTCAAGCTGAGCGTTGGGGAGCAGAACTTCATCAGGAGGATGTAGAATTTATTGATGCGAATAACCGTCCTTTTACTGTGCAAAGCACTGACCGCAAG GTGAAATGCCATAGTATTATAGTAGCTACAGGAGCAACTGCCAAAAGATTGAATTTACCTCGCGAAGATGAGTTTTGGAGTAGGGGAATCAGTGCATGCGCAATTTGTGATGGAGCTTCACCGCTTTTCAAGGGTCAAGTTCTTGCAGTTGTTGGTGGAGGTGATACAGCTACTGAGGAAGCAATATATTTGACTAAATACGCTCGACATGTTCATTTACTTGTACGCAGGGACCAAATGAGGGCATCGAAAGCTATGCAAGATAG AGTTCTTGACAATCCAAATATCACAGTGCACTACAACACAGAGACGGTGGATGTTGTCAGCAACACAAAAGGACAAATGTCTGGCATAAAACTCAAGAAACTTGATACCGGTGAGGAATCAGTGCTGGAAGCTAAGGGCTTGTTCTATGGAATCGGTCATACCCCAAACAGCCAGTTGTTACAAGGTCAAATTGACCTTGATAGCGCCGGTTATATATTGGTCAAAGATGGAAGTGCAGAGACTTCCTTAGAAGGTGTGTTTGCTGCTGGAGATGTTCAg GATCATGAATGGAGGCAAGCAATAACTGCAGCTGGATCAGGATGCGTTGCTGCGCTCTCAGTGGAAAGATATCTTGTCGGCAATAATCTTCTTATTGAATTTCACCAG CCACATACTGAAGAAGTTAAGAAAGAGCTCACGCCAAGAGACGTACAGGAAGGATTTGACATTTCGCTTACTAAGCACAGGGGCCAG TATGCATTGCGAAAATTGTATCACGAAAGTCCTAGACTCATTTGTGTACTATATACATCACCAACCTGCGGTCCATGTAGGACATTAAAGCCAATTTTGGGAAAG GTTATAGATGAGTTTGATCAGAATGTTCATTTTGTTGAGATCGATATTGAAGAAGATCCCGAGGTTGCTGAAGCCGCAAATGTTATGGGTACACCATGTGTACAGTTCTTTAAGAACAAAGAAATGATCAG GACTGTATCAGGGGTGAAAATGAAGAAAGAGTACAGAGAATTTATTGAAGCAAATAAGTGA
- the LOC110898030 gene encoding thioredoxin reductase NTRC isoform X2, whose translation MATTTAQIANGVGIRNSGRPTSAAPSTPALTSNSILLSFTRPRASTLRFHSVVNFAGRFSAFRRSPPPCSLRASASSAEQPTSSGQDVENLVIIGSGPAGYTAAIYAARANLKPVVFEGYQVGGVPGGQLMTTTEVENFPGFPEGITGPDLMDRMRRQAERWGAELHQEDVEFIDANNRPFTVQSTDRKVKCHSIIVATGATAKRLNLPREDEFWSRGISACAICDGASPLFKGQVLAVVGGGDTATEEAIYLTKYARHVHLLVRRDQMRASKAMQDRVLDNPNITVHYNTETVDVVSNTKGQMSGIKLKKLDTGEESVLEAKGLFYGIGHTPNSQLLQGQIDLDSAGYILVKDGSAETSLEGVFAAGDVQDHEWRQAITAAGSGCVAALSVERYLVGNNLLIEFHQPHTEEVKKELTPRDVQEGFDISLTKHRGQYALRKLYHESPRLICVLYTSPTCGPCRTLKPILGKVIDEFDQNVHFVEIDIEEDPEVAEAANVMGTPCVQFFKNKEMIRTVSGVKMKKEYREFIEANK comes from the exons ATGGCTACAACTACTGCTCAGATTGCCAATGGCGTCGGCATCCGTAACTCCGGCCGCCCTACCTCCGCCGCTCCCTCCACTCCTGCTCTCACTTCAAACAGCATCTTACTCAGTTTCACTCGTCCACGCGCCTCCACGCTTCGTTTTCACTCCGTAGTTAACTTCGCCGGTCGCTTCTCTGCCTTCCGTCGTTCTCCGCCGCCGTGTTCCTTACGCGCCTCCGCTTCATCCGCCGAACAGCCTACATCTTCAG GGCAAGATGTTGAAAATTTGGTAATCATAGGATCGGGTCCCGCGGGATACACAGCAGCCATTTATGCAGCGCGTGCGAATTTGAAGCCTGTAGTGTTTGAGGGGTATCAAGTTGGCGGTGTTCCTGGTGGACAATTGATGACCACCACTGAAGTGGAGAACTTTCCAGGTTTCCCGGAGGGAATTACTGGTCCAGACTTGATGGATAG GATGCGCCGTCAAGCTGAGCGTTGGGGAGCAGAACTTCATCAGGAGGATGTAGAATTTATTGATGCGAATAACCGTCCTTTTACTGTGCAAAGCACTGACCGCAAG GTGAAATGCCATAGTATTATAGTAGCTACAGGAGCAACTGCCAAAAGATTGAATTTACCTCGCGAAGATGAGTTTTGGAGTAGGGGAATCAGTGCATGCGCAATTTGTGATGGAGCTTCACCGCTTTTCAAGGGTCAAGTTCTTGCAGTTGTTGGTGGAGGTGATACAGCTACTGAGGAAGCAATATATTTGACTAAATACGCTCGACATGTTCATTTACTTGTACGCAGGGACCAAATGAGGGCATCGAAAGCTATGCAAGATAG AGTTCTTGACAATCCAAATATCACAGTGCACTACAACACAGAGACGGTGGATGTTGTCAGCAACACAAAAGGACAAATGTCTGGCATAAAACTCAAGAAACTTGATACCGGTGAGGAATCAGTGCTGGAAGCTAAGGGCTTGTTCTATGGAATCGGTCATACCCCAAACAGCCAGTTGTTACAAGGTCAAATTGACCTTGATAGCGCCGGTTATATATTGGTCAAAGATGGAAGTGCAGAGACTTCCTTAGAAGGTGTGTTTGCTGCTGGAGATGTTCAg GATCATGAATGGAGGCAAGCAATAACTGCAGCTGGATCAGGATGCGTTGCTGCGCTCTCAGTGGAAAGATATCTTGTCGGCAATAATCTTCTTATTGAATTTCACCAG CCACATACTGAAGAAGTTAAGAAAGAGCTCACGCCAAGAGACGTACAGGAAGGATTTGACATTTCGCTTACTAAGCACAGGGGCCAG TATGCATTGCGAAAATTGTATCACGAAAGTCCTAGACTCATTTGTGTACTATATACATCACCAACCTGCGGTCCATGTAGGACATTAAAGCCAATTTTGGGAAAG GTTATAGATGAGTTTGATCAGAATGTTCATTTTGTTGAGATCGATATTGAAGAAGATCCCGAGGTTGCTGAAGCCGCAAATGTTATGGGTACACCATGTGTACAGTTCTTTAAGAACAAAGAAATGATCAG GACTGTATCAGGGGTGAAAATGAAGAAAGAGTACAGAGAATTTATTGAAGCAAATAAGTGA
- the LOC110898029 gene encoding beta-1,2-xylosyltransferase XYXT1 translates to MVDYHVHSHRHTQMKKGVNLALIHVDEEHGCVTIKRSRPKLLFFLTFCSLLSCFLLLLPSLFSTSPSSTFSLLYSYEGDDDESLSGGYKAPLCSSVADGTICCDRTSVRSDICMMKGDIRTNSSSFSIFLYTSGNVSGDVIPRDDELQHEKIKPYTRKWEPSTMATIDELTLISKNSNGSTVENRPKCDVTHDVPAVFFSTGGFTGNVYHEFNDGLIPLYITSQKFNKKVVFVILEYHDWWIMKYGDVVSRLSNYEPIDFNGDHRTHCFSEAIIGLRIHDELAINSTLMKNNETIEDFHDVLDKAYMPRIQDLVQEEPIAVLEPEKPKLVIISRNGSRAITNQNLLAKMAEKIGFNVEILWPDKTTELAKIYRSLNSSDVMIGVHGAAMTHFLFMRPGSVFIQVVPLGTSWAAETYYGGPAKKLGLRYIGYEILPQESSLYNEYERNDAVLTDPDSVNDRGWEFTKKIYLDRQKVKLNLTRFRKHLVRSHLYIMAKRNQAQSHARAEVTSG, encoded by the exons atgGTGGATTATCATGTTCACAGTCACAGGCATACCCAGATGAAAAAAGGTGTAAACTTGGCATTAATTCATGTAGATGAAGAACATGGTTGTGTTACCATCAAAAGATCGAGACCAAAGCTTCtcttttttctcactttttgctCTCTTTTGTCTTGTTTTTTGCTGCTTCTTCCTTCCCTTTTTTCTACCTCCCCTTCTTCCACTTTCTCTCTCCTAT ATTCATatgaaggtgatgatgatgagtcCCTTTCTGGTGGTTATAAAGCTCCCCTTTGTTCATCTGTTGCAGATG GAACTATTTGTTGCGACAGAACCAGTGTTCGATCAGATATATGTATGATGAAAGGGGACATAAGAACAAACTCTTCTTCATTCTCCATCTTCCTGTACACCTCGGGCAACGTCTCTGGTGATGTTATCCCCAGAGACGATGAACTCCAGCACGAAAAGATCAAACCGTACACTCGAAAATGGGAGCCATCCACCATGGCCACAATTGATGAACTAACTCTCATTTCCAAGAATTCCAACGGTTCAACAGTCGAAAACCGGCCTAAATGCGATGTAACCCACGACGTTCCAGCCGTTTTCTTCTCCACTGGAGGCTTCACGGGCAATGTTTATCACGAGTTCAACGACGGGTTGATCCCGCTTTACATCACTTCTCAGAAGTTCAACAAGAAAGTTGTGTTTGTGATTCTTGAATATCATGATTGGTGGATTATGAAGTATGGTGATGTTGTTTCTAGGTTGTCCAATTACGAGCCCATAGATTTTAACGGGGATCATCGAACACATTGTTTCTCGGAAGCTATAATCGGGTTAAGAATCCATGATGAGCTCGCGATCAATTCTACGTTGATGAAAAACAACGAAACTATCGAAGATTTTCATGATGTTCTAGATAAAGCGTACATGCCGCGAATTCAGGATTTGGTTCAAGAAGAACCGATCGCGGTCCTTGAACCAGAAAAGCCTAAGCTCGTGATCATATCGAGAAATGGGTCTCGGGCCATTACGAACCAAAACTTATTAGCAAAAATGGCGGAAAAAATCGGGTTCAATGTGGAGATTTTGTGGCCCGACAAAACGACTGAGTTGGCGAAAATTTACCGGTCACTGAACTCGAGTGATGTCATGATCGGAGTACATGGGGCCGCGATGACTCACTTTTTGTTCATGAGGCCCGGATCTGTGTTCATCCAAGTTGTGCCTTTAGGTACAAGTTGGGCCGCTGAGACGTACTATGGTGGGCCTGCTAAGAAGCTTGGTTTGCGATATATCGGGTATGAGATTCTTCCACAAGAAAGCTCGTTGTACAACGAATATGAAAGAAACGATGCTGTTTTGACTGACCCTGATAGTGTTAATGATCGAGGATGGGAGTTCACTAAGAAGATTTATCTTGATCGACAAAAGGTGAAATTAAATCTGACAAGGTTTAGAAAGCATTTGGTTCGGTCACATTTATATATCATGGCAAAAAGAAACCAGGCTCAAAGTCATGCCCGAGCTGAAGTGACCTCGGGCTAG